From Staphylococcus delphini, one genomic window encodes:
- a CDS encoding magnesium transporter CorA family protein — protein sequence MIRAYRNDADLRVVESEDWEHAQWLNVVKPTQDEIQRLIDVYGFPQDFLEDALDSEESSRIEYDDDSDYSLIISDFPITKSGQYKLKSFTTLPLGIIIGKDIIVTVCAKSFHYFDHLIQKPINLKYKSQFALKVMYDMAAQYNRSLRLLNKERRQVEYNLQQRVTNQRLFLLSEIEKSLVYFLGSLKTNSSTIRHLFRLPAIKRFDDDEELLEDLKNEHQQAVETTELYLRIVESMSNSYASLLSNQLNTTMKTLTIFTVLLTLPTLVFSFFGMNVPLPIDTESGLSWLIIIVLSAVLVVVLFVFLWRNDKL from the coding sequence ATGATTCGTGCCTATCGTAATGACGCGGACCTCCGTGTAGTAGAAAGTGAAGACTGGGAACATGCACAATGGCTTAATGTCGTCAAACCGACTCAAGATGAAATTCAGCGTCTCATTGATGTGTATGGTTTCCCTCAAGATTTCCTTGAAGATGCTTTAGATAGCGAAGAAAGTTCACGTATTGAGTACGATGATGATAGTGACTATTCATTAATCATTAGTGACTTTCCTATTACTAAATCAGGTCAATACAAGCTTAAAAGTTTTACAACATTGCCGTTAGGTATCATTATCGGTAAAGATATTATTGTGACGGTTTGTGCAAAATCATTTCATTATTTTGATCACTTAATTCAAAAGCCGATTAACTTGAAGTATAAAAGTCAATTTGCCTTGAAAGTGATGTATGATATGGCAGCACAATATAATAGAAGTTTACGCTTACTCAATAAAGAGCGTCGTCAAGTGGAGTATAATTTACAACAACGCGTAACGAACCAACGTTTATTTTTATTAAGTGAAATTGAAAAAAGTCTCGTTTACTTTTTAGGTTCATTAAAAACCAACTCCTCAACGATTCGTCATTTGTTCCGTTTGCCGGCCATTAAACGATTTGATGATGATGAAGAATTGTTGGAAGACTTAAAAAACGAACACCAACAAGCGGTAGAAACGACTGAGCTTTATTTACGTATTGTAGAAAGTATGTCGAATTCCTACGCGTCATTGCTTTCGAATCAGTTGAATACGACGATGAAGACGTTGACGATTTTTACAGTGTTGTTAACGTTGCCGACTTTGGTGTTTAGCTTTTTTGGGATGAATGTACCATTGCCGATCGATACAGAAAGTGGCTTGTCGTGGTTAATTATTATTGTGCTTTCTGCGGTGCTTGTTGTTGTATTGTTTGTCTTTTTATGGCGAAATGATAAGCTTTGA
- a CDS encoding NAD(P)/FAD-dependent oxidoreductase, with protein sequence MKDVTIIGGGPAGLYASFYAGLRGMDVRIVDVQRELGGKMQIYPEKIIWDIGGVAPQSCYDILKNIIQQGLHFNPEVLLETKVTNIIKHDEHHFEVITADGQSLTSRAIILAIGAGIIKPLPLKIEGAERFELTNLHYVVQQYQKFKDKHVLISGAGNSALDWARDLSGYAKSVKLVYRKKDISGHEAMQNILDTLNVQKFPNSKIVQLQSTADDANKINEVVLENSETGETTRHRVDDVIISHGFERELTLLNDSDVTIQTVNDDYVYGEKNTCTSVPGIYACGDIVQHPAKVHLIASAFSDAAHAANSAKQYIDPSAPKEGYVSSHNDVFKEANRQFLPH encoded by the coding sequence ATGAAAGATGTAACAATTATCGGCGGTGGCCCGGCAGGTTTATATGCGAGTTTTTATGCAGGCCTTAGAGGGATGGACGTACGCATTGTAGATGTCCAACGCGAATTAGGTGGTAAAATGCAAATTTATCCCGAAAAAATCATTTGGGATATTGGCGGTGTGGCACCTCAATCCTGTTATGACATCTTAAAAAATATTATTCAACAAGGCCTTCATTTTAACCCTGAAGTTTTGCTCGAAACGAAAGTCACAAATATTATCAAACATGATGAACATCATTTTGAAGTCATTACAGCTGACGGGCAGTCTTTAACGTCACGGGCCATCATTCTTGCGATAGGCGCTGGCATCATCAAACCGTTACCACTCAAAATTGAAGGTGCAGAACGATTTGAACTAACGAACTTACATTATGTCGTGCAACAATATCAAAAATTCAAAGATAAACACGTTCTTATTTCAGGAGCGGGCAATTCTGCGTTAGACTGGGCACGTGATTTATCCGGTTATGCGAAAAGTGTTAAACTCGTTTATCGCAAAAAAGATATTTCTGGTCATGAAGCGATGCAAAATATTTTGGATACGTTAAATGTCCAAAAGTTTCCGAATAGCAAAATTGTACAGTTGCAGAGTACTGCGGATGACGCGAACAAAATTAACGAAGTCGTCCTTGAAAATAGTGAAACGGGCGAAACAACGCGCCATCGTGTAGATGACGTCATTATTAGTCATGGCTTCGAACGCGAATTGACACTTTTAAACGATTCAGATGTTACAATTCAAACTGTGAACGACGATTATGTGTATGGTGAGAAAAACACATGTACTTCTGTCCCAGGTATTTATGCTTGTGGCGACATTGTCCAACATCCCGCAAAAGTACATTTAATCGCGAGTGCTTTCAGCGATGCGGCTCATGCGGCAAACAGTGCAAAACAATACATTGATCCTTCAGCACCAAAAGAAGGATACGTATCAAGTCATAACGATGTCTTTAAAGAAGCGAATCGTCAATTTTTACCACACTAG
- a CDS encoding IS110 family transposase, whose product MHIFGIDISKASAFVAHYEDETFVKELDLFYDSKNLLQFYTYLKCFEDKLLIFEATGVYSTIIRQFCINHNIKHICINPLEAHFKMKSLRRYKTDKVDAHKLAHLGFTLDEKYIIHHTSDEDIERKSYTRLIMRIEDDLTKLKTRLKERLSQVFPSLQDLVKHNYNIPNLRLINLFAHPQFVLNLTKQQLKKLIKQHNNCQKTHLENLTIKLVEWAQNTYITVHEEHPLVEEIKDITEDLIRLIGRKKNYVAKLKKLCADQKLYHVLLSINGVGEQNAALLTGELGNIDRFETNKQLNAFVGIDIVRYESGTVYKKDRINRRGSSVARKILYQMVELFIMNQHRQQNHICDYYYKLKEPPYNKHHKVAMIACVNKLIKVMHYLNTTNSRYDFERATRHLKDNSIKPS is encoded by the coding sequence ATGCATATTTTTGGTATTGATATCAGTAAAGCATCGGCATTTGTGGCCCATTATGAAGATGAAACATTCGTTAAAGAATTGGACTTATTCTATGATTCAAAGAACTTACTTCAGTTCTACACATATTTAAAATGTTTTGAAGATAAGTTATTGATATTCGAAGCAACAGGTGTTTATTCAACAATTATTCGTCAATTTTGTATCAATCATAATATTAAACATATTTGTATAAACCCCTTAGAAGCACACTTTAAGATGAAGTCATTAAGAAGATATAAGACAGATAAGGTGGATGCACATAAACTCGCTCATTTAGGCTTTACACTAGATGAAAAATACATTATTCATCACACTTCAGATGAAGATATTGAGAGAAAGAGTTACACACGTTTAATCATGCGTATTGAGGACGATTTAACTAAATTAAAAACGAGACTTAAAGAGAGGCTATCTCAAGTATTCCCGTCACTTCAAGACTTAGTGAAGCACAACTATAATATTCCTAACTTAAGGCTTATCAATTTATTTGCACATCCTCAATTCGTCTTAAATTTGACTAAACAACAACTCAAAAAGCTCATTAAGCAGCACAATAACTGCCAAAAGACACATCTTGAAAATCTGACTATCAAGCTTGTTGAATGGGCTCAAAACACATATATTACCGTCCACGAAGAGCACCCACTTGTCGAAGAAATCAAAGATATTACTGAAGATTTAATTCGACTCATTGGTAGAAAAAAGAATTATGTCGCTAAACTCAAAAAATTATGTGCTGATCAAAAATTATATCACGTCTTATTAAGTATCAATGGTGTTGGAGAACAAAATGCGGCTTTACTCACAGGGGAATTAGGGAATATTGATCGCTTTGAGACGAATAAGCAACTCAATGCGTTTGTTGGTATCGATATCGTCAGATATGAATCAGGAACGGTTTATAAAAAAGACCGTATTAATCGGCGTGGCAGTAGTGTAGCACGAAAAATTCTCTATCAAATGGTTGAGCTTTTTATTATGAATCAACACCGTCAGCAGAATCATATTTGCGATTATTACTATAAATTAAAAGAGCCACCTTACAATAAACATCATAAAGTGGCCATGATTGCTTGTGTGAACAAGCTCATTAAAGTTATGCATTACTTAAACACTACAAACTCAAGATATGACTTTGAACGTGCTACAAGGCATTTAAAGGATAACTCAATAAAGCCTTCCTAG
- a CDS encoding DUF2871 domain-containing protein, which yields MRRILYAFMTYTVLGLLSGFAYRELTVHYEFTGSTQMSVMHTHLLTLGMFMFLMLIPIEKLFKISSYYLFNWYFIIYNMGVLTTVSMQFMKGFKEISGGTIPASFAGFAGIGHVTITAGFILLFFLLRQAILVSPRDGAVAKDEVKDETSVE from the coding sequence ATGAGACGTATTTTATATGCATTTATGACTTATACCGTGTTGGGACTATTGAGTGGATTTGCTTACAGAGAATTAACAGTACATTATGAATTTACGGGTTCTACCCAAATGAGCGTAATGCATACACACTTATTGACGCTCGGTATGTTTATGTTTTTAATGTTGATTCCGATAGAAAAATTATTCAAGATTAGCAGCTACTATTTATTTAACTGGTATTTTATTATTTACAATATGGGTGTGTTGACGACGGTATCAATGCAGTTTATGAAAGGGTTTAAGGAAATTTCAGGTGGTACGATTCCAGCGTCGTTTGCAGGATTTGCCGGTATTGGGCATGTGACGATAACGGCCGGATTCATTCTGTTATTTTTCTTATTAAGACAAGCCATTCTAGTGTCACCACGAGATGGTGCTGTTGCCAAAGATGAAGTGAAAGACGAAACATCTGTTGAATAA
- a CDS encoding oxidoreductase produces MTATFKAFRVNHDKDALSADYTELTLDDLSEGDVTIRVHYSSINYKDVLATKSNNKIIRNYPIVPGIDLAGVVMASDHPSFKEGDKVIATGYDLGVNHDGGFSEVARVKGDWLVHLPEDLTLEEAMIIGTAGFTAAISIQLLEDNKITSTNGPVLVRGATGGVGVMSVMMLNAIGYKVIASSGQSEHHEQLKALGARTVIPRMDEVTDKALASTEWQAAIDPVGGETLTEVLKRIQRHGAVAVSGNLSGATFTSTVYPFILRGIRLLGADSVAFPMQRRQHLWRRLSKDLKPEKLHDIKTVVPFSELKTYLVQAEKHDFLGRIVVDLRPEA; encoded by the coding sequence ATGACAGCAACATTTAAAGCTTTTCGCGTGAATCATGATAAAGACGCATTGTCTGCGGATTACACAGAGCTTACGTTAGATGACTTGTCTGAAGGTGATGTCACAATTCGTGTACATTATTCAAGTATTAACTATAAAGATGTACTCGCTACAAAATCGAACAATAAAATCATTCGCAATTATCCGATTGTACCCGGCATTGATTTGGCTGGTGTCGTGATGGCGTCAGACCACCCATCATTTAAAGAAGGCGACAAAGTCATTGCCACGGGTTATGATCTCGGTGTGAATCATGACGGCGGTTTTAGTGAAGTCGCACGTGTGAAAGGTGATTGGTTAGTTCATCTGCCTGAAGACTTAACATTGGAAGAAGCAATGATTATTGGTACTGCAGGTTTTACAGCAGCAATTTCTATTCAATTGTTAGAAGACAATAAAATAACAAGTACAAATGGTCCGGTACTCGTCCGTGGCGCTACAGGTGGTGTCGGCGTGATGTCGGTCATGATGTTGAATGCAATTGGCTATAAAGTTATCGCAAGTTCTGGTCAATCCGAACATCATGAGCAATTAAAAGCGTTAGGTGCACGTACGGTTATCCCTAGAATGGATGAAGTGACTGACAAAGCACTCGCTTCAACAGAATGGCAAGCGGCAATCGATCCTGTCGGTGGCGAAACTTTAACTGAAGTGTTAAAACGTATTCAACGTCACGGTGCAGTTGCCGTTAGTGGTAATTTAAGTGGTGCTACATTCACAAGCACAGTCTATCCATTTATTTTACGTGGCATCCGACTTTTAGGTGCAGATTCAGTCGCTTTTCCAATGCAACGTAGACAGCATTTATGGCGACGTCTTTCTAAAGATTTAAAACCTGAAAAGTTGCATGACATTAAAACCGTGGTTCCTTTTAGTGAATTGAAAACGTATTTAGTACAAGCAGAAAAACATGACTTTTTAGGTCGTATTGTCGTTGATTTACGTCCTGAAGCTTAA
- a CDS encoding YcnI family protein, protein MKMPKFLMSLAALIVMFATLTTAAEAHVKLDLQVSEPGSFQQYNVRVPVERDSQTTKVELEVPQGVTVSAIQPVPGFKHQQEKNKAGEITKITWTATGDGIGENEYQNFPIMVANPDKEGTFKWNALQTYKDGKVVKWTQEGEDSENPAPLIELKTGGAATNSGEAGGNDSSCIAMVMGDQYCSFNCSNRCIV, encoded by the coding sequence ATGAAAATGCCTAAATTTTTAATGAGTCTCGCTGCGTTGATTGTGATGTTTGCGACGTTAACGACTGCAGCTGAAGCCCATGTCAAACTCGATCTACAAGTGAGCGAGCCTGGATCTTTCCAACAATATAACGTTCGTGTTCCAGTTGAGCGTGATAGCCAAACGACAAAAGTTGAACTCGAAGTGCCTCAAGGTGTAACAGTGTCAGCCATTCAACCTGTGCCGGGCTTTAAACATCAACAAGAGAAAAATAAAGCGGGCGAAATTACGAAAATCACTTGGACAGCAACAGGTGATGGCATCGGTGAAAATGAGTATCAAAATTTCCCGATTATGGTAGCTAACCCGGATAAAGAAGGCACGTTCAAATGGAATGCACTACAAACTTATAAAGATGGCAAAGTGGTAAAATGGACACAAGAGGGCGAAGATAGCGAAAATCCTGCACCATTGATAGAACTTAAAACAGGTGGAGCAGCAACGAATAGTGGAGAAGCGGGGGGCAACGACAGCAGTTGTATCGCCATGGTTATGGGTGATCAGTATTGCAGCTTTAATTGTAGCAATCGTTGCATTGTTTAA
- a CDS encoding IS110 family transposase has protein sequence MNCLGIDVSKSESVVAHYKDEVLVKELVIQNNQNGYRHLENYIKHLDSLFILFESTGIYSRGMKRFCAVHKIDYLEMNPLEAKFKMSSLRSWKTDKSDAHKLALLAFRMKDSKVQRQSEEIYFELRERARFHLEMETNQNRLKVELVETLHQTFPGLEKLFTNRYSKIALNIAKTFPHPDYVSMLSDDELVEKVLHSTDKGISVNKAHKYAQKLIEIKNNSFPNVDKSSFLIKKVQYLCDKLLIAIEEKKVFDQEMIDLAKKTTEFENIISIPGIGELTAALLIGELGDIRNFKTNKQLNAFVGIDIKRYQSGTSKSRDTINKRGNKKARRLLYLIIMNIIRGRNHYQSHIVDYYYKLREQPHGKPHKTAVIASINRLLKTIHYLIVNDKLYDYQKAPH, from the coding sequence ATCAACTGTTTAGGCATTGATGTAAGTAAGTCAGAAAGTGTGGTCGCACATTATAAGGATGAAGTTTTGGTTAAAGAATTGGTCATTCAAAATAATCAAAATGGCTATCGTCATCTTGAAAATTATATCAAGCATCTTGATTCCCTATTTATCCTCTTTGAATCAACAGGTATTTATTCAAGGGGCATGAAACGCTTCTGTGCAGTTCACAAAATAGATTACTTAGAAATGAATCCCCTAGAAGCCAAGTTCAAAATGAGTTCATTAAGGTCATGGAAAACAGATAAATCAGACGCACATAAACTTGCACTTCTTGCCTTTAGAATGAAAGATTCAAAGGTACAACGTCAGTCTGAAGAGATATACTTTGAACTGAGAGAACGTGCACGCTTTCACTTAGAAATGGAGACGAACCAAAATCGTCTCAAAGTTGAGTTAGTCGAAACACTACATCAAACATTTCCAGGGTTAGAAAAGTTATTTACTAACAGATATTCAAAAATCGCATTAAATATAGCTAAAACATTTCCTCATCCTGATTATGTAAGCATGTTGTCTGATGATGAATTAGTCGAAAAAGTGCTTCATTCAACTGATAAAGGCATTTCAGTTAATAAAGCTCACAAGTATGCCCAAAAATTAATTGAGATCAAGAATAATAGTTTTCCGAATGTGGACAAGTCTTCTTTTCTAATAAAAAAAGTCCAATACCTATGTGACAAACTGCTTATTGCGATAGAAGAAAAGAAAGTATTTGATCAGGAAATGATTGATCTAGCAAAAAAAACGACTGAGTTTGAAAACATTATTTCAATTCCTGGCATCGGAGAACTCACAGCTGCATTGCTTATTGGGGAGCTTGGTGATATTAGAAATTTTAAAACAAATAAACAACTGAATGCATTTGTAGGTATTGATATTAAACGTTATCAATCAGGAACTTCAAAAAGTAGAGATACAATCAACAAAAGAGGAAATAAAAAAGCGAGACGTTTATTGTATTTGATCATTATGAACATTATTAGGGGAAGAAATCATTATCAAAGCCATATTGTGGATTATTATTACAAATTAAGAGAGCAGCCTCATGGGAAACCCCACAAGACTGCCGTAATAGCGAGTATCAATCGCTTATTAAAGACCATTCACTACTTGATAGTCAATGATAAATTATATGATTATCAGAAAGCACCCCACTAA
- a CDS encoding Na/Pi cotransporter family protein yields the protein MSVTEVIFSFLGGLGIFLYGLKVMGDGLQASAGDRLRNILNKYTSNPVLGVLAGMIVTILIQSSSGTTVITIGLVTAGFMTLKQAIGVIMGANIGTTVTAFIIGIDLGEYAMPILALGAFLIFFFKRSKINNIGRVLFGFGSLFFGLEFMGGAVKPLAELEGFRQLMLDMSSHTIYGILAGIGLTALVQSSSATIGILQEFYSQDLISLQGAIPVLLGDNIGTTITAILASLAGSLAAKRAAFVHVIFNVIGVLIFALLLPVVIPLIATIQDAWHLKPVMTIAFAHGAFNVTNTLIQLPFVGVLAWIVTKIVPGKDVTEDYKPQHLNKDLVYHAPGVALQETQKELQNVGNIVRSMLDDVHHPSQMDKKMIKNVQQKHQAVVTISDSIRNYLVRISTKNITRKDVERLAVMFDVNRSILKVSELIEAYIDQVNRKKAKEITLTEDAERGIDKLYRFVDESFTKAIETLDVYDTTKKDEVVERSREAFNIEHQLRKGHIKRLNRGECSTDGGLLYVDIIAVLERIGYNSRNISEAMVGLNEDVSTEEEVVNV from the coding sequence ATGTCGGTAACTGAAGTCATCTTTTCGTTTTTAGGTGGCTTAGGTATTTTCCTGTATGGTTTGAAAGTAATGGGGGATGGTCTTCAAGCTTCTGCTGGAGATCGTTTGCGTAACATTTTAAATAAATATACCTCTAACCCAGTACTCGGTGTGTTAGCAGGGATGATTGTGACAATATTAATTCAAAGTAGCTCAGGTACGACGGTCATCACAATTGGTTTGGTCACAGCTGGCTTTATGACATTGAAACAAGCAATTGGTGTCATTATGGGTGCCAACATTGGGACGACGGTGACCGCGTTTATTATCGGTATTGATTTAGGGGAGTATGCGATGCCGATTTTAGCATTAGGTGCGTTTCTTATCTTCTTTTTCAAACGTTCGAAAATCAATAATATCGGACGTGTATTATTCGGCTTCGGTTCACTCTTTTTCGGTCTGGAGTTTATGGGAGGTGCAGTGAAACCATTAGCCGAATTGGAAGGCTTTAGACAGTTGATGCTCGATATGTCCTCACATACGATTTATGGAATTTTAGCTGGAATAGGTTTAACGGCACTTGTACAAAGTTCGAGTGCGACAATTGGGATTTTACAAGAATTTTATAGTCAAGATTTAATCAGTTTACAAGGTGCGATTCCGGTCCTGTTAGGTGATAATATCGGAACGACCATTACTGCCATATTAGCAAGTTTGGCAGGCTCACTTGCTGCAAAACGAGCGGCATTTGTTCATGTCATTTTTAATGTCATCGGTGTGCTGATTTTTGCGTTACTCTTACCTGTCGTCATCCCATTGATAGCGACAATTCAAGACGCATGGCATTTAAAACCCGTGATGACGATTGCCTTTGCACATGGCGCCTTTAACGTGACGAACACACTCATTCAATTGCCATTTGTCGGCGTTTTAGCTTGGATTGTCACGAAAATTGTGCCAGGTAAAGACGTCACAGAAGATTATAAACCGCAACATTTAAACAAAGATTTAGTGTATCATGCACCGGGTGTTGCGTTACAAGAGACACAAAAAGAGCTACAAAATGTTGGGAATATCGTACGCTCTATGCTTGATGATGTGCACCATCCGTCTCAAATGGATAAAAAAATGATTAAAAATGTGCAACAAAAACATCAAGCTGTCGTGACGATTAGTGACAGTATACGCAATTATCTCGTGCGTATTTCGACTAAAAATATTACTCGAAAAGATGTTGAACGATTGGCTGTCATGTTTGATGTGAATCGCTCCATTTTGAAAGTATCCGAATTAATCGAAGCATATATTGATCAAGTGAACCGTAAAAAAGCGAAAGAGATTACGTTAACAGAAGATGCTGAACGTGGCATTGATAAACTGTATCGCTTTGTGGATGAATCATTTACGAAAGCGATTGAAACATTAGATGTGTACGATACAACGAAGAAGGATGAAGTGGTTGAGCGGAGTCGTGAAGCATTTAACATTGAACATCAGCTCCGTAAAGGTCATATTAAACGTTTGAATCGTGGTGAATGTTCGACTGATGGTGGCTTGCTTTATGTCGATATTATTGCCGTACTAGAGCGTATTGGTTATAACTCACGTAATATTTCTGAAGCCATGGTGGGTTTAAATGAAGATGTCTCAACAGAAGAAGAAGTTGTGAATGTATAG
- a CDS encoding MarR family winged helix-turn-helix transcriptional regulator, with amino-acid sequence MTQNNDYELFLFYYAYQTFTKTADDLIAEYDMSRQHHRFLFFINKLPGITTKKLLENLEISKQGSHATLKLLKTKGLIYDEPDLTDRRLKRLYPTPEGKALIKKLNRAQSDLFNQIKSEFGEDWYAIMEGFASYRQGYKDIRHLKQDIEEGDAT; translated from the coding sequence ATGACTCAAAATAATGATTATGAACTATTTCTTTTTTATTACGCTTATCAAACATTTACTAAAACAGCTGATGATCTCATCGCTGAATATGATATGAGTCGTCAACACCATCGCTTTCTCTTTTTTATTAATAAACTACCAGGTATTACGACAAAAAAATTGTTGGAGAATCTAGAAATTTCAAAACAAGGCTCACATGCGACACTCAAATTATTAAAAACAAAAGGTTTAATTTATGATGAACCTGATTTAACGGATCGTCGTTTGAAGCGACTTTATCCAACGCCAGAAGGTAAAGCACTTATCAAAAAGTTAAATCGCGCACAAAGTGATTTATTTAATCAAATTAAGTCAGAGTTTGGTGAAGATTGGTATGCGATTATGGAAGGTTTTGCCTCCTATAGACAAGGCTACAAAGACATCAGACATTTAAAACAAGATATAGAAGAAGGTGACGCAACATGA
- a CDS encoding sugar porter family MFS transporter, with protein MKINKKMIFFIGALGGLLYGYDMGVISGALLYLKDDIPLNAYTEGLVVSSMLVGAIIGAGLSGPLSEKLGRRRLVFMISIVFIIGALILALAPTMEILVLGRAIIGLAVGGSTAIVPVYLSELAPTDARGSLSSLNQLMITIGILASYLVNYAFAPIEGWRWMLGLAVVPSLILMIGVIFMPESPRWLLEKRGEKAARDVMKLTYPASEIDHEIENMKKINQIADNTWTVLKSPWLLSTIIIGSIFALLQQLIGINAIIYYAPKIFATAGLGESTAILSTVGIGVVNVLVTIFAISIIDKIDRKKLLVIGNIGMVASLLIMSALIWLIGVNSAAWIIMLCLTTFIIFFGVSWGPVLWVMLPELFPMRARGAATGIAALVLSIGSLLVAQFFPVLTDVLEVQQVFLIFAVIGIIAMIFVMKFLPETRGRSLEQIEQDLRARTNAKNIE; from the coding sequence ATGAAAATAAATAAAAAGATGATCTTCTTCATTGGTGCTTTAGGTGGTTTATTATACGGTTATGACATGGGGGTTATTTCCGGTGCATTACTTTATTTAAAGGATGACATCCCACTTAACGCATATACTGAAGGGCTTGTTGTTTCATCCATGTTGGTCGGCGCGATTATCGGTGCCGGGTTAAGTGGCCCATTATCTGAAAAATTGGGTCGCCGTCGTTTAGTCTTTATGATCTCTATCGTCTTTATTATCGGTGCATTAATTTTAGCGCTCGCACCAACGATGGAAATTTTAGTTTTAGGTCGTGCTATTATCGGTTTAGCTGTCGGCGGTTCTACTGCGATTGTTCCAGTTTATCTATCTGAGCTTGCACCGACAGACGCACGTGGCTCATTAAGTTCACTCAACCAATTAATGATCACAATCGGTATTTTAGCATCTTACCTTGTGAACTATGCATTTGCACCGATTGAAGGATGGCGTTGGATGCTTGGCTTAGCAGTAGTGCCATCTCTTATTTTGATGATTGGGGTTATTTTCATGCCTGAAAGCCCACGTTGGTTACTTGAAAAACGTGGTGAAAAAGCAGCACGTGACGTCATGAAGTTGACTTACCCAGCTTCGGAAATCGATCATGAAATCGAAAACATGAAGAAAATCAATCAAATTGCTGATAACACTTGGACTGTTCTTAAATCGCCTTGGTTGTTGTCGACAATCATTATCGGTAGTATTTTTGCATTACTCCAACAATTGATTGGGATTAATGCCATTATTTATTACGCACCGAAAATTTTCGCAACAGCGGGTCTAGGTGAATCAACAGCTATTTTAAGTACAGTCGGCATCGGTGTTGTAAATGTGCTTGTAACTATTTTCGCAATTTCAATTATCGACAAAATTGACCGTAAAAAATTACTTGTCATTGGCAACATCGGCATGGTCGCTTCGTTACTGATTATGAGTGCATTAATTTGGCTTATCGGGGTCAATAGTGCCGCTTGGATTATTATGCTTTGTTTAACAACATTCATTATTTTCTTCGGTGTGTCATGGGGCCCTGTATTATGGGTGATGTTACCAGAATTATTCCCAATGCGTGCGCGTGGTGCAGCAACAGGTATTGCAGCACTCGTACTGTCAATTGGTAGTTTACTCGTAGCACAATTTTTCCCAGTGCTTACTGACGTGCTTGAAGTTCAACAAGTCTTTTTAATCTTCGCAGTCATTGGTATCATCGCAATGATTTTCGTTATGAAATTCCTGCCTGAAACACGTGGTCGTAGCCTTGAACAAATCGAACAAGATTTACGTGCACGTACGAATGCGAAAAATATCGAATAA
- a CDS encoding GNAT family N-acetyltransferase, with protein MTMEVKYEIPTPADYCELRRIAGLSAKSEAAALIGLPNACFTVTLYDDHQLIGMGRVIGDGATAFQIIDIAVRPEYQGQGHGKTIMQQIMEYIESVRQPGTYVSLIAEYPADQLYAQFGFISTEPHSGGMYRHYPVEK; from the coding sequence ATGACAATGGAAGTAAAATATGAAATTCCAACCCCAGCCGACTATTGTGAACTCCGTCGTATCGCGGGGCTAAGTGCCAAATCAGAAGCTGCTGCTCTTATTGGATTGCCGAATGCGTGTTTTACAGTGACGCTTTATGACGACCATCAACTGATCGGTATGGGACGTGTCATTGGAGATGGTGCTACCGCATTTCAAATTATCGATATTGCAGTACGTCCAGAATACCAAGGTCAAGGTCACGGCAAAACGATTATGCAACAGATTATGGAGTACATTGAGTCCGTGCGACAACCCGGAACATATGTCAGTCTTATCGCGGAATATCCTGCCGACCAACTTTATGCGCAATTCGGTTTTATCTCAACAGAACCGCATTCAGGTGGGATGTACCGCCACTATCCCGTTGAAAAGTGA